TCCCGCTGAACTTGGCGTGCTGCTTGAGATCGTAGTCGGTGCGGTTGGCGATGCCCATCAGCTCGCTCCAACCGATGGGAAAGCGATACTCGATGTCGAGAGTGCGCTTGGCGTAGTGGGCCAGCTCGTCCTTCTCGTGCTCGCGCAGGCGGAGATTCGCCTCGCTCAGGCCGTAGCGTCGGAACCAGGCCATGCAGTCGGCGATCCACCGGTCGTGCCAGTACTCGTCGGCGGGCCGTCCCTCCACTGTCTCGTGGGGGTTCACGAAGTACTCGATCTCCATCTGCTCGAACTCGCGCGTCCGGAAGATGAAGTTGCCCGGCGTGATCTCGTTGCGGAAGGAGCGGCCGGCTTGCGCGATGCCGAACGGCAGCTTGAGCCGCATGGACTGCAGCACGTTCTCGAAGTTCACGAACATCGCCTGGGCCGTCTCGGGGCGGAGGTACGTGACGGCGGCGTCGTCCTCCACCGGACCCATGAAGGTCTTGAACATCAGGTTGAAATTTCGGGCCGTCGTCAGCTCGCCTTTGCCGCAGTCGGGACACAGGGTGCGGCGGGCGCCGCAGCGCGGACAGGCCTCGCCCGCCGCGATCTCGAACTTGTTGCCCTTGGTGGCCGGGCAGAAGTGCAGCCACGGCCGCGCGTCCACGTGATCGGCACGAAAGCGGTGCTGGCACTCGCGGCAGTCCACCATGGGGTCGGTGAACTGGTCCACGTGGCCACTCGCGCGCCACACGTTGGGATGCATGAGGATGGCGGCGTCGATGCCCACCATGTCGGGGCGCATCTGGACGAAGTCGCGCCACCAGAGCCGCTTGATGTTCTGCTTGAGCTCCACGCCGAGCGGGCCGTAGTCCCACACCGAGCCGGTACCGCCGTAGATCTCGCTCGACTGGAAGACGAAGCCCCGGCGCTTGGAGAGCGAGACGAGCGTGTCCATCGTGAGCGGCATGGCGCTCAGGATATCACGTGCGACGCGGGCCGGACGGCGGCTCGGCCACGCCCGCGAGCCCGCGCCGCGTCTGGCCGAGGAAGCGCAGCGAGCGAGAGGGCGCGCCGATCAGCCGCGTGAGCACGCCATCGAGCGTCTCGCTCAGCTCGCGCTCGACCTCCCGCCGGAGGGCGAGCGTCAGGCTCTCCTCCCAGCGCATCGCGCGCAGGCGCACGAGCGCCGTCACCGCGGCCCCGGAGATGGGCAGGGCCTGCTCGCCCGCCCCGCACGCGCCGCACACGAGGCCGCCCGCCTCGGTGTCCAGCGTCGCGCCGGGGAAGGGAAATGGACGGCCGCACTCGAGGCACCGGTCCAGCCGCGGGCGATGGCCGAGGAGATCGAGCGCGCGCGCCGCGAAGCAGAGGGCCACCCGCTCGGGCGCCGGCGCCCCCTCCAGGCCCCGCAGGCTCCGGACGAGGAGGCCGAACAGCGCGGGATGCGGATCCCGGTCGGCGGAGAGCCGGCTCAGCGACTCGCACATCCAGGCGCCGCGCCCGAGGCGGCCGAGGTCCTCGCGGACGGCCATGAAGGGGTGGACGATGTCGAAGTGATCGACCCGGACGAGCTCGCTGCGCCCGGTATCGAAGAAGACCAGCTCGCCGAGGGTGAGCGGCTCGAGCGCGGCGACGAAGCGCGACCGTGGCCGCCGCGCCCACTTCGCCACCCCGCGGACCTTGCCGTGATCGCGCGAGTAGAACTCGACGAGCCGATCCTGCTCCCCGAGCGCCCGCCGGCTTACCACCACCGCCCGTGTCCGGAAGAGCGCCATCAGGACGTGAGCAGGAACCCGAACTCGCGCAGGGCCTGCTCGTCCTTTCTCCAGTTCTTTCGCACCGAGACGCGGAGATCGAGATAGGTCTTGATGCCGAAGAAGCGCTCGAGCTCCTCGCGGGCGGCGCTTCCGATCTTCTTGAGCATGCTCCCCTGCCGCCCGATGACGATGCCCTTCTGGGAGTCCTGCTCCACGAAG
This window of the Candidatus Methylomirabilota bacterium genome carries:
- a CDS encoding glycine--tRNA ligase → MPLTMDTLVSLSKRRGFVFQSSEIYGGTGSVWDYGPLGVELKQNIKRLWWRDFVQMRPDMVGIDAAILMHPNVWRASGHVDQFTDPMVDCRECQHRFRADHVDARPWLHFCPATKGNKFEIAAGEACPRCGARRTLCPDCGKGELTTARNFNLMFKTFMGPVEDDAAVTYLRPETAQAMFVNFENVLQSMRLKLPFGIAQAGRSFRNEITPGNFIFRTREFEQMEIEYFVNPHETVEGRPADEYWHDRWIADCMAWFRRYGLSEANLRLREHEKDELAHYAKRTLDIEYRFPIGWSELMGIANRTDYDLKQHAKFSGKTLTYFDEERKEHVVPYVIEPAAGVDRALLAFLAEAYQEEEVRGEKRVVLRLHPELAPVKVAVLPLLKKREEIVKTAHGIRSELARHWRVVYDDTAAIGRLYRRQDEVGTPYCVTVDVQTVGDSEKGEQGDQRVTIRDRDSMLQVRVPMRELVPVFQELLTGGDWGAVAGRFGGAAAAAAG
- the recO gene encoding DNA repair protein RecO, coding for MALFRTRAVVVSRRALGEQDRLVEFYSRDHGKVRGVAKWARRPRSRFVAALEPLTLGELVFFDTGRSELVRVDHFDIVHPFMAVREDLGRLGRGAWMCESLSRLSADRDPHPALFGLLVRSLRGLEGAPAPERVALCFAARALDLLGHRPRLDRCLECGRPFPFPGATLDTEAGGLVCGACGAGEQALPISGAAVTALVRLRAMRWEESLTLALRREVERELSETLDGVLTRLIGAPSRSLRFLGQTRRGLAGVAEPPSGPRRT